One window from the genome of Oryza glaberrima chromosome 3, OglaRS2, whole genome shotgun sequence encodes:
- the LOC127767527 gene encoding uncharacterized protein LOC127767527 isoform X1, with amino-acid sequence MEHAIVEGESFSPDCSTLLMPALSIGNVGQLAVDLLVSSSRARRVAYLDEPSVLPCAGNDAFGPDAVGDLALALEAYESPSHRLAFIQQRSPIITGMVVSFAKNVANFISSIEKDHVVILSSLDSGKRRIIDASSDMQVYYLSSYNEDGSDPKCENLGWKKLEEYDPSQQRWKCLASLVEGGHLSEDMTGDPEEMTINDYYSSLPFAALFSACKAKGLKVTCVLCYCSEGDNMPESFQLAEAACKLVAQGPEQFHGNGSNGWTIPLSWKSVYGPPPDLSIF; translated from the exons atggagCACGCCATCGTTGAGGGGGAGTCCTTCTCGCCCGACTGCTCCACCCTCCTCATG CCGGCGCTCTCGATCGGCAACGTGGGGCAGCTCGCCGTCGACCTGCTGGTGTCTTCGTCGCGCGCGAGGCGGGTGGCGTACCTCGACGAGCCGTCCGTGCTGCCCTGCGCCGGCAACGACGCCTTCGGCCCCGACGCCGTCGGTGATCTCGCGCTCGCGCTGGAAG CTTATGAATCTCCATCCCATAGGCTGGCCTTCATACAGCAACGGTCCCCAATTATTACA gggATGGTGGTTTCATTTGCAaaaaatgttgctaattttaTAAGCAGCATTGAAAAAGACCATGTTGTTATCCTTTCAAGTTTAGATTCAGGCAAGAGAAGGATAATTGATGCATCCAG TGATATGCAAGTATATTACCTTTCAAGTTACAACGAGGACGGTTCTGATCCGAAATGTGAGAACTTAGGCTGGAAGAAGCTTGAGGAATACGATCCATCTCAGCAAAGGTGGAAGTGTCTTGCTAGCCTAGTTGAAGGTGGTCATCTTTCAGAAGATATGACTGGTGATCCTGAGGAGATGACGATAAATGATTACTACTCGAGCTTGCCATTTGCAGCACTATTCTCTGCCTGCAAG GCTAAAGGCTTGAAAGTTACTTGTGTACTATGCTACTGCTCAGAAGGGGACAATATGCCAGAATCTTTCCAGTTGGCTGAGGCAGCATGCAAACTTGTTGCTCAAGGCCCTGAACAGTTCCATG GAAATGGGTCCAATGGATGGACTATTCCATTGTCCTGGAAATCAGTATATGGACCACCACCTGACCTCTCTATTTTCTAG
- the LOC127767524 gene encoding allene oxide synthase 1, chloroplastic codes for MATAAACISFASPSPARVMIRRQTRASASASATDRQEVVSPKRRLPLRKVPGDYGPPVVGAIRDRYEYFYGPGGRDGFFAARVRAHGSTVVRLNMPPGPFVARDPRVVALLDAASFPVLFDTSLVDKTDLFTGTFMPSTDLTGGYRVLSYLDPSEPNHAPLKTLLFYLLSHRRQQVIPKFREVYGDLFGLMENDLARVGKANFGVHNDAAAFGFLCQGLLGRDPAKSALGRDGPKLITKWVLFQLSPLLSLGLPTLVEDTLLHSLRLPPALVKKDYDRLADFFRDAAKAVVDEGERLGIAREEAVHNILFALCFNSFGGMKILFPTLVKWLGRAGARVHGRLATEVRGAVRDNGGEVTMKALAEMPLVKSAVYEALRIEPPVAMQYGRAKRDMVVESHDYGYEVREGEMLFGYQPMATKDPRVFARPEEYVPDRFLGEDGARLLRHVVWSNGPETAAPTLHDKQCAGKDFVVLVARLLLVELFLRYDSFDVEVGTSTLGSSVTVTSLKKATF; via the coding sequence atggccacggcggcggcttgcatctcgttcgcgtcgccgtcgccggcgcgcgtCATGATCAGGCGGCAGACgcgggcgtcggcgtcggcgtcggcgacggacCGGCAGGAGGTGGTGTCGCCGAAGCGGCGGCTGCCGCTGCGGAAGGTGCCGGGGGACTACGGCCCGCCGGTGGTGGGCGCGATCCGGGACAGGTACGAGTACTTCTACGGCCCGGGCGGCCGCGACGGCTTCTTCGCGGCGCGCGTCCGCGCGCACGGCTCCACGGTGGTGCGCCTCAACATGCCGCCCGGGCCGTTCGTGGCGCGCGACCCGCGGGTGGTGGCGCTGCtcgacgccgcctccttccccgtCCTGTTCGACACGTCGCTCGTCGACAAGACCGACCTCTTCACCGGCACCTTCATGCCGTCCACCGACCTCACCGGCGGGTACCGCGTCCTCTCCTACCTTGACCCCTCCGAGCCCAACCACGCGCCGCTCAAGACCCTCCTCTTCTACCTCCTCTCCCACCGGCGGCAGCAGGTGATCCCCAAGTTCCGCGAGGTGTACGGCGACCTGTTCGGCCTCATGGAGAACGACCTCGCCCGCGTCGGCAAGGCCAACTTCGGCGTCCAcaacgacgccgccgcgttcgGCTTCCTCTGCCAGGGGCTCCTCGGCCGCGACCCGGCCAAGTCGGCGCTGGGGCGCGACGGGCCCAAGCTGATCACCAAGTGGGTGCTGTTCCAGCTCAGCCCGCTGCTCAGCCTCGGCCTCCCCACCCTCGTCGAGGACACGCTCCTCCACtcgctccgcctcccgccggcgctGGTGAAGAAGGACTACGACCGCCTCGCCGACTTCTTCCGGGACGCGGCCAAGGCCGTCGTCGACGAGGGGGAGCGCCTCGGCATTGCACGGGAGGAGGCCGTGCACAACATCCTCTTCGCGCTCTGCTTCAACTCGTTCGGCGGGATGAAGATCCTGTTCCCGACGCTGGTGAAGTGGCTGGGCCGCGCCGGGGCGCGTGTGCACGGGCGGCTCGCCACCGAGGTGCGCGGCGCCGTGCGGGACAACGGCGGGGAGGTGACGATGAAGGCGCTGGCGGAGATGCCGCTGGTGAAGTCGGCGGTGTACGAGGCGCTGCGGATCGAGCCGCCGGTGGCGATGCAGTACGGGAGGGCGAAGCGGGACATGGTGGTGGAGAGCCACGACTACGGGTACGAGGTGAGGGAAGGGGAGATGCTGTTCGGGTACCAGCCCATGGCGACCAAGGACCCGCGGGTGTTCGCGCGGCCGGAGGAGTACGTGCCGGACAGGTTCctcggcgaggacggcgcgcggctgctccgccaCGTCGTGTGGTCCAACGGGCCCGAGACGGCGGCGCCCACCCTGCACGACAAGCAGTGCGCCGGCAAGGACTTCGTCGTGCTCGtcgcgcgcctcctcctcgtcgagctCTTCCTCCGATACGACTCCTTCGACGTCGAGGTCGGCACCTCCACGCTCGGCTCATCTGTCACCGTCACCTCGCTCAAGAAGGCCACCTTCTGA
- the LOC127767527 gene encoding uncharacterized protein LOC127767527 isoform X2, which yields MEHAIVEGESFSPDCSTLLMPALSIGNVGQLAVDLLVSSSRARRVAYLDEPSVLPCAGNDAFGPDAVGDLALALEAYESPSHRLAFIQQRSPIITGMVVSFAKNVANFISSIEKDHVVILSSLDSGKRRIIDASSYNEDGSDPKCENLGWKKLEEYDPSQQRWKCLASLVEGGHLSEDMTGDPEEMTINDYYSSLPFAALFSACKAKGLKVTCVLCYCSEGDNMPESFQLAEAACKLVAQGPEQFHGNGSNGWTIPLSWKSVYGPPPDLSIF from the exons atggagCACGCCATCGTTGAGGGGGAGTCCTTCTCGCCCGACTGCTCCACCCTCCTCATG CCGGCGCTCTCGATCGGCAACGTGGGGCAGCTCGCCGTCGACCTGCTGGTGTCTTCGTCGCGCGCGAGGCGGGTGGCGTACCTCGACGAGCCGTCCGTGCTGCCCTGCGCCGGCAACGACGCCTTCGGCCCCGACGCCGTCGGTGATCTCGCGCTCGCGCTGGAAG CTTATGAATCTCCATCCCATAGGCTGGCCTTCATACAGCAACGGTCCCCAATTATTACA gggATGGTGGTTTCATTTGCAaaaaatgttgctaattttaTAAGCAGCATTGAAAAAGACCATGTTGTTATCCTTTCAAGTTTAGATTCAGGCAAGAGAAGGATAATTGATGCATCCAG TTACAACGAGGACGGTTCTGATCCGAAATGTGAGAACTTAGGCTGGAAGAAGCTTGAGGAATACGATCCATCTCAGCAAAGGTGGAAGTGTCTTGCTAGCCTAGTTGAAGGTGGTCATCTTTCAGAAGATATGACTGGTGATCCTGAGGAGATGACGATAAATGATTACTACTCGAGCTTGCCATTTGCAGCACTATTCTCTGCCTGCAAG GCTAAAGGCTTGAAAGTTACTTGTGTACTATGCTACTGCTCAGAAGGGGACAATATGCCAGAATCTTTCCAGTTGGCTGAGGCAGCATGCAAACTTGTTGCTCAAGGCCCTGAACAGTTCCATG GAAATGGGTCCAATGGATGGACTATTCCATTGTCCTGGAAATCAGTATATGGACCACCACCTGACCTCTCTATTTTCTAG